A window of the Lactuca sativa cultivar Salinas chromosome 5, Lsat_Salinas_v11, whole genome shotgun sequence genome harbors these coding sequences:
- the LOC111910414 gene encoding uncharacterized protein LOC111910414, with product MYACVSDASSVLQEYKKHPSSGPRELTLAMVRSIEEDDKPAKRGKKPEAQKEAKPKQKKQKKLARRLILQSSSDSDSEYVPPKNKPTAHSESESKSFDEEASGRGDTPPRSPTPKVSVRSQPPSPPPISVPVSLPPNFPITTSQPSTTIPIPDPIFTKTTTTNGVRTNVSNTGAHSSAPEPPVTTEPPVTTEPPITIKPLSPTQSTETNTVLGSKDLEFDLTYFSPYRVHSDDDEDAPVAKRQLKVVTDKLYHLLSSSSTGAFSDAALKALFSSVVQEHDASLTAAAKAIDASTSQCHKAFLAVEASTKECKEAIAKVDKLISEAHLFLDSLQAAAQKNSQTVNASTDDLQCSLQAERSNLEAARQAIEAANATLHDNVNDRLTQLEAELAIENRIMDELDKHTSQLKMRNLKLCTAKNELNDLKSEREPKQGGEKAKTQPPPEPKPTDEPKVNEASVGKRKKKIGEDDTDDEGDYEDTLGEITDKPYQKTKLSDKELAEKFKKQTAEMEKKQNEKELLEKKKSIFPEWTIDLLQRSAIDEPSILWLEPVMSFGLENS from the exons ATGTATGCCTGCGTGTCTGATGCAAGTAGTGttcttcaagaatacaagaagcatCCTTCTTCGGGCCCACGTGAACTCACACTAGccatggttcgctccattgaAGAGGATGACAAACCAGCCAAGAGGGGAAAGAAACCAGAGGCACAGAAGGAGGCGAAA CCTAAGCAAAAGAAGCAGAAGAAGCTAGCTCGGAGACTCATTCTTCAATCCTCAAGCGATTCGGACTCCGAGTATGTTCCTCCTAAAAACAAACCTACTGCTCACTCAGAATCAGAAAGCAAAAGTTTTGATGAGGAGGCTTCGGGTCGTGGTGATACCCCGCCTCGCTCGCCTACCCCAAAGGTAAGTGTTCGCTCCCAACCCCCTTCTCCTCCACCCATTTCTGTACCAGTCTCACTCCCTCCAAATTTTCCCATCACTACCTCTCAACCATCAACCACTATTCCCATCCCTGATCCAATCTTCACCAAGACTACCACCACTAatggagttcgaaccaacgtatctaatacgggggcTCACTCTTCAGCACCTGAACCTCCAGTTACAACCGAACCACCAGTTACTACCGAACCTCCCATCACTATAAAACCCTTATCTCCTACCCAATCCACCGAAACCAACACAGTTCTTGGCAGTAAGGACTTGGAGTTTGATTTAACTTACTTCAGTCCCTACCGTGTCCATAGTGACGACGACGAAGATGCTCCTGTAGCCAAGCGCCAACTCAAGGTCGTTACTGACAAGCTTTATCATCTGCTTTCCTCCTCTTCCACTGGTGCATTTTCTGATGCTGCTCTCAAAGCCTTGTTCTCTTCAGTTGTACAAGAACATGATGCTTCTCTCACTGCTGCAGCAAAGGCCATAGATGCCTCTACCTCCCAGTGCCACAAGGCCTTTCTTGCTGTTGAGGCCTCCACTAAGGAATGCAAAGAAGCGAttgcaaaagtcgataaactaatttctgagGCTCATCTATTTTTAGATTCTTTGCAGGCTGCTGCTCAAAAGAATTCTCAGACGGTGAATGCTTCGACTGATGACCTTCAGTGTTCTCTTCAAGCTGAAAGGTCTAATCTTGAAGCTGCTCGTCAGGCCATCGAAGCTGCCAATGCCACCTTACACGATAATGTCAATGATCGTTTGACTCAACTGGAGGCAGAGTTGGCTATTGAAAATCGCATCATGGATGAGCTAGACAAACACACCTCTCAGCTAAAAATGCGAAATCTCAAGCTTTGCACTGCAAAAAACGAGCTTAATGATTTGaaatccgaaagggag ccgaaacaagggggagaaaaggcgAAAACTCAACCTCCTCCCGAACCTAAGCCAACAGATGAACCGAAagttaatgaagcttcggtcggCAAAAGGAAAAAGAAGATTGGTGAAGATGACACAGATGATGAAGGTGATTATGAAGATACTCTGGGTGAAATTACCGATAAGCCTTATCAGAAAACAAAACTTTCTGATAAAGAGCTTGCCGAAAAGTTCAAGAAGCAAACGGCTGAGATGGAAAAGAAGCAAAATGAAAAGGAGCTATTGGAGAAAAAGAAGTCTATTTTTCCAGAGTGGACCATTGATTTGCTTCAAAGGAGTGCTATTGATGAACCAAGTATTCTTTGGCTCGAACCAGTCATGTCGTTTGGACTTGAAAACTCCTAG